Genomic segment of Deltaproteobacteria bacterium:
TTTCGAAGATCCTGGTGGCCATCGTGGTGTCGCCCGTCACCGGGACGCTGGTCGCGTTCCTCATCATGGTCGCGATCTACTGGGGATTCCGGAACTTCCACCCGTCCCCGCTGAACCGGGCGTTCCGCCATCTCCAGGTCGGATCCGCCGCGTTCATGGCGTTCTCCCACGGCTCCAACGACGCGCAGAAGTCGATGGGGGTGATCACCCTCGCGCTGGTCTCCTACGGCGCGATCCCGACGTTCCACATCCCGTCCTGGGTCGTCTTCTCCTGCGCGGCCGCGATGGCGCTCGGGACCGCGATGGGAGGGTGGCGGATCATCAAGACGGTCGGGACCGACTTCGTGGAGCTGCAGCCGGTCCACGGCTTCTGCGCGGAGACGTCGTCGTCCGCGGTCATCCTCACTGCCACCGCGATGGGGATCCCGATCAGCACCACGCACGTCATCACTTCGGCCATCCTCGGCGTCGGGCTGTCCCAGGGGCGCAAGAAGGTGAACTGGGCGGTGGGGATCCGGATCGTGTGGGCGTGGATCCTCACGATCCCCGCGTCGGGCGCCGCCGGCTACTTCGCGTTCCGCATCCTTTCCCCCTTCCTCGTAAAACTGTAACCGTCGGAGGAACCGCATCATGATCCGGAAGATCCAGCATATCGGCATCGCCGTCAGGAGCCTTGCGGAGGCCATCCCCTTCTACCGCGACGTCCTGGGACTCACCCTCGTCGGGACCGAGGAGGTGGCCGACCAGAAGATCCGCGCCGCCATCTTCCGCGTCGGGGAGAGCACCATCGAGGTGCTCGAATCGACCGCCCCCGACGGCCCGGTCGGGAAGTTCCTGGAGCGGAACGGGGAGGGGATCCACCACCTCTGCTTCGAGGTCGGGGACGCCGCCGCCGCGCTGTCGCACGCGAAGGGGAAGGGGGTCCGCCTCATCGACGAGGCGCCGCGGGCCGGGGTCCACGGGACGCGGGTCGGCTTCCTGCACCCGAAGTCCACCTTCGGCGTCCTGACCGAGTTTGCGCAGGAAGGGGAAGGAGAAGGGGAGCATTGAGCGCCTTCCA
This window contains:
- a CDS encoding inorganic phosphate transporter, which encodes MPEGPVLLLGLVIVAALAFDFINGFHDTANAIATCISTRALSIRNAIVMAAGLNFVGAFISTHVATTIGKGIVEPTHVTQIVVLSALAGAIFWDLLTWHYGIPASSSHAIIGGLIGSVIAAEGTSPLKWSGISKILVAIVVSPVTGTLVAFLIMVAIYWGFRNFHPSPLNRAFRHLQVGSAAFMAFSHGSNDAQKSMGVITLALVSYGAIPTFHIPSWVVFSCAAAMALGTAMGGWRIIKTVGTDFVELQPVHGFCAETSSSAVILTATAMGIPISTTHVITSAILGVGLSQGRKKVNWAVGIRIVWAWILTIPASGAAGYFAFRILSPFLVKL
- the mce gene encoding methylmalonyl-CoA epimerase yields the protein MIRKIQHIGIAVRSLAEAIPFYRDVLGLTLVGTEEVADQKIRAAIFRVGESTIEVLESTAPDGPVGKFLERNGEGIHHLCFEVGDAAAALSHAKGKGVRLIDEAPRAGVHGTRVGFLHPKSTFGVLTEFAQEGEGEGEH